The sequence AGCTCCTGAACTGTCTCTCGCAGGTATGGCTCGGCTGAAGATGGGTTTCCTGAAGAAAGCATAGGCAACTGCCGCACTGAGCAGTTCCAGCTCGCCTTTGTCCAGCCAGATCCCCTGACAGTCTGGGCAGTAATCAATTTCGATCCGCAGCTTATCCTTCAAATACGCTAAGACTGTCATACCGGCACCGCAGGAAGGACATGTACAGCCTGGACCAACAAGTTGCATGTTCCGCATCATTGTCTCGTAGCGTTGAGGGTTGCTGAGAAGCTGCCCGAGTTCTCCTGAATCGAACCAGAGGCCGCCGCATTGACAGCAATAATCGAGAGTAACACCTGATTTTTCTACGCATTTCAGGGGGGATTGACATCTGGGGCAATTTAGCCGCGGGCCTAGGTTTTCCATGATTTGTATTATATCAGAAAAATCTGTGAGCCTCTTATAAAATATTATTTAGGCTGAACTTTAGT comes from Candidatus Wallbacteria bacterium and encodes:
- a CDS encoding zf-TFIIB domain-containing protein is translated as MENLGPRLNCPRCQSPLKCVEKSGVTLDYCCQCGGLWFDSGELGQLLSNPQRYETMMRNMQLVGPGCTCPSCGAGMTVLAYLKDKLRIEIDYCPDCQGIWLDKGELELLSAAVAYAFFRKPIFSRAIPARDSSGA